One window of Cydia pomonella isolate Wapato2018A chromosome 5, ilCydPomo1, whole genome shotgun sequence genomic DNA carries:
- the LOC133517671 gene encoding NHL repeat-containing protein 2 — MESSPLDYVAQACMDLTEAMAAAGSEADRDALIISHIKKVWAVVPPVEDFKKNLEWVNVSEPLSLAQHCSEKIVVLDFWTYCCINCYHVLPDLAHIEKLHKVENGLVLIGVHCAKFSNEKDSANVLSAVQRYDIHHPVVNDADSAVWEALGIRCWPTLLILGPGNRPMFVLTGEGHRDELVWFVGAALRHFSGKIATTPLPIGVSKHVKPRADDVLRFPSKVALNPFYKGRSEEPFLAIADTGNHRILITDCSGVILRIIGGPDPGFKDGKFHEAALNSPQGVCWLLGSVLAVCDTGNHALRALHLDEGTVEVLAGSGRQAEHGDQGGKCLGFQALSSPWDVVLYRTPDMDMSVRPPPPPPPAPPGLPAPHKDDKEDDKEKKDEKRRVLLVACAGSHQIWALFLDTTIWWKYKTFTEGTCVCIAGSGAEAARNSAYPNTAAFAQPSGLALRTGSSPEIFIADSESSSIRRLALSTGQVSTLCGGDRNPLNLFAFGDVDDIGQEAKLQHPLGVAYCESNKTLYIADSYNHKIKKVDIGLQKVTTLIPTMIETTDPVKFNEPSGLSASADGKYLYIADTNNHSIKLLNLAKNVCQEFKVRLPEPKFTEPENLILYKNDLFVNRKCGNLIIYFNVSLDADTKNVNFTPGAPQNWHVCVRDDNNKDVTLDDFEFVDCPHKGTKLPGRVEMKLKHRTSKTHYRLYLSFQTALCDSTVCFSHAFTIRSTILVRDSVKMVESYKITCKVNPVNRMTDRSEAKKASNKSL; from the exons ATGGAGTCGAGCCCCTTAGACTATGTAGCACAGGCCTGCATGGACCTGACCGAGGCCATGGCAGCGGCGGGATCCGAAGCAGACCGAGACGCACTCATTATTagtcatataaaaaaagtttgggCTGTTGTACCGCCTGTAGAAGACTTCAAGAAAA ACTTGGAGTGGGTAAATGTATCGGAACCGTTATCTCTGGCCCAACACTGCTCTGAGAAGATTGTGGTCTTGGACTTTTGGACATATTGCTGCATTAATTGCTACCACGTCTTACCAGACCTGGCACATATCGAGAAGTTACACAAAGTTGAAAATGGACTGGTTTTG aTTGGTGTCCATTGTGCAAAGTTTAGTAATGAGAAAGATTCAGCTAATGTGCTGTCAGCAGTGCAGCGGTATGACATTCATCACCCAGTGGTGAACGATGCTGATAGTGCTGTGTGGGAGGCCCTTGGAATTCGCTGCTGGCCTACTCTCTTAATTCTAG GTCCTGGCAACAGGCCAATGTTTGTCCTGACGGGCGAGGGCCACCGCGACGAGCTCGTGTGGTTTGTGGGCGCTGCGCTGCGACATTTCAGTGGCAAGATCGCTACAACTCCCCTACCCATAGGCGTCTCCAAGCATGTGAAGCCAAGAGCTGATGATGTGCTGCGGTTTCCTAGTAAg GTTGCCTTGAACCCATTTTACAAGGGTCGTTCAGAAGAACCTTTCCTGGCGATCGCAGATACGGGAAACCATCGTATATTGATAACGGACTGCTCAGGAGTTATCCTGAGGATTATTGGAGGACCTGACCCTGGCTTCAAGGACGGCA AGTTCCACGAGGCGGCGCTAAACTCGCCGCAGGGCGTCTGCTGGTTGCTGGGCAGCGTGCTGGCCGTGTGCGACACCGGCAACCACGCGCTGCGCGCGCTGCACCTCGACGAGGGCACCGTGGAGGTGCTCGCCGGCAGCGGCCGCCAGGCCGAGCACGGCGACCAGG GCGGCAAGTGCCTCGGGTTCCAAGCGCTGTCGTCGCCGTGGGACGTGGTGCTGTACCGCACGCCCGACATGGACATGTCGGtgcggccgccgccgccgccgccgcccgctcCGCCCGGACTGCCCGCGCCGCACAAGGACGACAAGGAGGATGACAAAG AAAAAAAGGACGAGAAACGTCGAGTACTGCTCGTGGCTTGCGCTGGCTCGCACCAGATCTGGGCGCTGTTCCTGGACACCACCATCTGGTGGAAGTACAAGACGTTCACTGAAG GAACCTGCGTGTGTATCGCGGGGTCCGGCGCGGAGGCGGCGCGCAACAGTGCGTACCCCAACACTGCGGCCTTCGCGCAGCCTTCAGGCCTGGCGCTTCGAACTG gtTCAAGTCCTGAGATATTTATTGCGGATTCCGAGAGCTCATCCATAAGGAGGCTAGCTCTTTCCACAGGACAGGTCTCCACGCTCTGCGGCGGTGACAGAAACCCTTTG AACCTGTTCGCGTTTGGAGACGTAGACGACATCGGCCAAGAGGCGAAACTTCAACATCCGCTTGGAGTTGCTTACTGTGAGTCGAACAAAACCCTCTACATAGCAGACTCCTACAACCATAAGATAAAGAAAGTCGACATCGGCCTACAAAAAGTGACAACCCTGATCCCCACCATGATCGAGACCACGGACCCCGTCAAGTTCAACGAGCCCTCAGGGCTGTCAGCCAGCGCCGACGGCAAATATCTCTACATAGCAGACACCAACAATCATAGCATTAAGCTTTTGAACCTAGCCAAAAACGTGTGCCAAGAGTTCAAAGTCCGACTTCCGGAACCCAAGTTCACAGAGCCTGAGAATTTAATACTGTACAAAAATGATCTGTTCGTGAATAGAAAGTGCGGTaaccttattatttatttcaacgtaAGTTTAGACGCGGACACGAAAAATGTGAACTTCACGCCGGGAGCGCCCCAGAACTGGCATGTGTGCGTGCGGGATGACAACAACAAAGACGTCACTTTAGACGACTTCGAATTTGTAGACTGCCCGCATAAAGGAACTAAACTACCCGGTAGAGTGGAAATGAAGCTTAAACATAGGACCAGTAAGACTCATTACCGCTTGTACCTGAGTTTCCAGACCGCGCTCTGCGATTCGACGGTGTGTTTCTCTCATGCGTTTACCATCAGATCGACGATCTTAGTGCGGGACTCCGTGAAGATGGTGGAGTCGTACAAAATAACATGCAAGGTGAACCCGGTGAATCGGATGACCGATCGATCAGAAGCAAAGAAAGCTTCTAATAAATCACTATAA
- the LOC133517673 gene encoding protein phosphatase 1L: MEDELEDRVLHQTYLSFIKIVTRFTSSAPLDTPVSYLWKMVRLYLLRSEVAVITLGIILFIMYLQTIEQWSRTLLSRLSQAMSPISSVQRMKFMEGSEADKQSWELKGSLSAAYAIKGRRMHMEDRFIINENINSTGISLFAIFDGHGGEFAANYAKDHLIQNLYNKIVELNAFKEGKIISTPTKDTTEDDKPQEPESNTSVERKTSFKKSVSTADDTSKKEITDPELLAQLSKARPIITREVRPTKPIKNVAVPLSSYLDKGKINFGKLLTDEVLAADRLLVEAAKRSMNVAGTTALLAIMEGNHLIVANVGDSRGVMCDSRGNAIPVSFDHKPQQVREQKRIEAAGGYIAFNGVWRVAGILATSRAMGDYPLKDKRFVIADPDILTFNLNDHKPMFLVLASDGLWDTFSNEEAVKFIKERLDEPDYGAKSLTLQAYYRGSVDNITVLVINFLDNKIASSATQ; encoded by the exons ATGGAAGACGAGTTAGAGGATCGAGTTTTGCATCAAACGTAtctttcttttataaaaatcgTGACGCGCTTTACGAGCAGTGCTCCGCTTGATACTCCGGTGAGCTATTTATGGAAGATGGTGCGTCTTTATTTGTTGCGGTCTGAGGTAGCAGTGATCACACTGGgtataatattgtttattatgtaCCTGCAAACAATTGAGCAGTGGAGTCGCACGTTACTAAGTCGACTCTCACAGGCCATGAGCCCTATCAGTTCGGTTCAGCGTATGAAGTTTATGGAAGGGTCTGAAGCTGATAAACAAAGCTGGGAATTAAAAGGTTCTCTCAGTGCAGCTTATGCAATCAAAGGAAGAAGGATGCATATGGAAGACAGATTCATCATTAATGAGAACATCAACAGTACAGGTATCTCCCTGTTTGCCATATTTGATGGGCATGGTGGAGAATTTGCTGCTAACTATGCAAAAGACCATCTTATACAAAATCTTTACAACAAAATAGTAGAATTAAATGCTTTCAAGGAGGGAAAAATCATTAGCACTCCTACTAAAGATACTACAGAGGACGATAAACCACAAGAACCAGAAAGCAATACAAGTGTTGAACGAAAAACTAGCTTTAAGAAATCAGTGAGCACTGCTGATGACACATCTAAAAAGGAAATAACTGACCCAGAATTGCTGGCACAGCTTTCAAAGGCCAGACCAATAATAACAAGGGAAGTGAGACCAACAAAACCCATTAAAAATGTTGCTGTACCATTAAGCAGTTATTTAGATAAAGGGAAAATTAACTTTGGCAAGTTGCTGACAGATGAGGTGTTGGCTGCAGACAGACTGTTGGTGGAGGCAGCGAAAAGGTCCATGAATGTCGCCGGAACCACTGCACTGCTGGCTATCATGGAAGGTAACCACCTGATAGTTGCCAATGTGGGAGACTCCAGGGGCGTCATGTGCGACTCGAGAGGAAATGCCATACCTGTATCTTTTGACCATAAACCTCaacag GTAAGGGAACAAAAAAGAATAGAAGCAGCTGGAGGCTACATAGCCTTTAACGGCGTTTGGCGCGTTGCAGGCATCCTGGCAACTTCTCGGGCAATGGGAGACTACCCACTGAAGGACAAAAGGTTTGTTATTGCAGACCCTGACATTCTCACATTCAACCTGAATGATCACAAGCCTATGTTCCTTGTTCTGGCCTCTGATGGTTTATGGGATACCTTTTCCAATGAAGAAGCAGTCAAATTTATAAAGGAACGATTAGATGAACCTGACTATGGAGCAAAAAGTCTGACTCTCCAGGCTTACTACAGGGGCTCTGTTGACAACATAACAGTGCTGGTAATCAATTTCTTGGACAACAAAATTGCGTCTTCTGCAACACAGTAA
- the LOC133517677 gene encoding cysteine protease ATG4B: MDAVFDICYLATDGNNIEPDDIPKTKDYVWVLGKKYSAIQDLDRIRRDITSIIWCTYRKGFVPIGDEGLTSDKGWGCMLRCGQMVLGVALVRIHLASDWIWTPETRDPTYLKIVQRFEERKQAPYSIHQVALMGASEGKEVGQWFGPNTVAQVLKKLVVYDKWSSLVIHVALDNTVVTEDIIQQCVVKNDRGDSSSSPDSVVTDWMPLLLIVPLRLGLSEINPVYIEGLKICFQSTQSIGVIGGKPNQALYLIGCVADEVIYLDPHTTQRSGLVETKITDDQKEMDCSYHCKYASRIPMLAMDPSVAVCFLCRTRSDFDELCATIQQKLMKESQPLFEICEKRPSHWGPSTADIDLQNTSLFTEFEDVDRQFDDSDEEFEIL; this comes from the exons ATGGACGCTGTAtttgatatatgttatttaGCAACAGATGGTAACAACATTGAGCCTGATGATATTCCTAAGACAAAGGATTACGTTTGGGTCTTGGGTAAAAAATATAGTGCTATTCAAG ACTTGGATCGTATCAGACGGGACATAACATCCATAATTTGGTGTACGTATCGAAAAGGGTTTGTACCTATAGGAGACGAAGGACTAACATCTGATAAAGGTTGGGGTTGCATGTTGCGCTGCGGACAGATGGTCCTTGGAGTAGCCCTAGTGAGAATACATTTAGCCTCAGATTGGATATGGACCCCAGAAACAAG GGATCCTACTTATCTGAAAATAGTTCAAAGATTTGAAGAAAGAAAACAAGCTCCATATTCAATCCACCAAGTGGCACTGATGGGGGCTTCTGAGGGCAAAGAAGTTGGACAGTGGTTTGGCCCTAACACTGTAGCACAAGTTCTGAA gaaATTGGTGGTATATGACAAATGGAGCTCGCTTGTGATACATGTGGCTTTGGATAATACTGTTGTTACAGAAGACATAA TACAACAATGTGTAGTGAAGAATGACAGAGGGGACAGCTCAAGCTCTCCTGACAGTGTAGTTACTGATTGGATGCCTTTGTTATTGATTGTGCCTCTAAGACTTGGCCTCAGTGAAATAAACCCAGTTTACATTGAAGGACTAAAG ATATGCTTCCAATCAACACAGTCTATTGGTGTGATAGGTGGCAAACCCAACCAAGCTCTGTACCTGATAGGATGTGTGGCTGATGAAGTCATATACTTGGATCCACACACTACCCAGCGCTCAGGACTAGTTGAA ACCAAAATTACTGATGACCAAAAAGAGATGGACTGCTCTTATCATTGCAAATATGCATCTCGTATCCCAATGCTTGCAATGGATCCTTCAGTGGCTGtg tGTTTCTTGTGTCGAACAAGAAGTGACTTCGATGAATTGTGCGCCACAATACAGCAGAAGCTGATGAAGGAATCACAACCCCTTTTCGAAATATGTGAAAAGAGGCCGTCTCACTGGGGCCCCAGTACTGCTGATATAGATTTACAAAACACAAGCCTATTTACTG aattcgAAGATGTGGACCGTCAATTTGATGATTCAGATGAAGAATTTGAAATTCTATGA